The window GTCACAGGGTAGAAATTAACCGTGCTTACCTTGACTCATTGATACATGCTGAATTTAAAAGCATGGGTCTGAGAGAACCTTATGTTTATGGAATTTTTAATCCTGAAACCGGTAAAGTTTCCCTTATTTCCGATACAACCTACAAAAATGAGTTGATTCTCAGTGACCATGCAGTATCCCTTTCATGCATCTATCGCTCAAGTGAAACGCAGTTGGGAGCTTACTTCCCTGATGAGGGACAAAGGGCTCTATTGAATATCATGTGGTGGCTAATCCTGTGCTTCGTCTTGATACTGTTGCTCGTTTTCGGGTTTTCCTATACCATATTTTCATTTCTGAAACAGAAAAAGCTCTCCGAAATGAAAACAGATTTCGTGAATAATATGACTCATGAATTCAAAACACCAATTGCCACTATTTCTTTAGCAAGTGAGATGCTTTTGAAGCCTGCTGTTATTGCCTCGGAGGAAAAAGCAAGGAAATACGCCGGTATCATTTATGACGAAAACCAGCGCCTTAGAAACCAGGTAGAGCATGTGTTACAGATTTCGGTCCTCGACAGGGAAGAGTTCAGGTTGCGCAAACAGGAGACAGATATTCACCAGATGATAGAAGAACTTGCAGAACCTTTCAGGATGCATGTAAAAGAGAGAGAAGGTGATATCCGGTTGCAACTTTCAGCAACTGCTGCGAAAGCCTATGTGGATCCTATGCATATGAGAAATGTACTATCCAATTTACTCGATAATGCATGCAAGTATTCTCCACAGCACCCTTCCATTCTGATTGAAACCTCAAGTAATCAGGATGGTATCGTGGTAGCTGTCGAAGATAAGGGGATGGGCATTAGTCATGAAAACCAGAAACATATTTTTAAGAAACTATATCGCGTCTCTACCGGGAATGTGCATGATGTAAGGGGGTTTGGACTTGGCCTTTATTATGTAAAGACAATGATAGAAGCTCATGGGGGGAGGATAAAGCTTAAGAGTGAGCTCCGCAAAGGTAGCCGGTTTGAATTATTTGTACCATTTGGTTTCAGTAAAACAGACACTCATGGGAATTCCGGAGAATAAAATAGTTATTCTACTCGTAGAAGATGATCCGAACCTCAGTGATGTTCTGAAGGATTATCTTGATTTACTGGGATATAAAGTCATTCATGCAGCCGATGGTGTTAAAGGACTCGAGAGTTTCCGTAAATCCAGGATCGATCTTTGTATCCTGGATGTGATGCTCCCCAGGAAAGACGGATTTACTCTTGCTGCTGATATACGTAATGAAAATAAGCTAGTTCCTATTATCTTTCTCACTGCCAGGGGGATGATGGAGGATAGGGTCACTGGCTTCAAAGCCGGATGTGATGATTATATCTCCAAACCTTTCAGCAGTGAAGAACTAAGTCTCCGGATAGAAGCTATTCTGAGGAGATGCATGTCTGCACAACCTGCCCAGCCAGAGCTGATGAAACTGGGTAAATATGTTTTTGATTCAGCCAATTTTGAACTTATCTATGAGAATGTACGGCATAGCCTCACACCAAAAGAGGCTGCACTACTAGCAGTTTTATGCCGTCATAAAAACACCGTTCTTACCCGGGAAAAAGCCCTTAAAGAAGTCTGGGGCGATGATGATTACTTCATTGGCCGGAGTATGGATGTGTTCATCACCAAACTTCGGAAATACCTTAAGGATGATCCCGATGTAGCCATTGTAAATGTTCATGGCACTGGTTTCCGGCTGGAAGTTAGGGAGGCGGGAAATGAATAGTACCCCAAAGGGGAACCTTTGGCTCTGAGCCCGCCTGACCGAGGAAATTGCGCGTAAATAAAGATAATTCTCTCAGTCGGGCAGGTGCTGAGTGCTGAGTGCCGGGTGCCGGGTGCCCCAAAGGGGAGCCTTTGGCTCTGAGTGCTGAGTGCTGGGTGAAAAGTGCTGGACATATAGTTATTGAAAGCTGAGCTGGCATATTTTTCATAGTACATTTATTTTTTCCACGAATTTCCTCGAATGTTCCACGAATGCACACGAAGATTTTCCACGTCGCCGTGTCAAAATTCGACGGATTCGTGTTAAGTTATTCAATTGCCTGTAATTTCTAAATTATCGGATTAGTGCAATA is drawn from Bacteroidales bacterium and contains these coding sequences:
- a CDS encoding HAMP domain-containing histidine kinase; this encodes MKRTTFLIIVVLTGLALCGIIFIQVFWIRNAVALQEEQFDNRAILSLKSVVNEMYECRNDTCEGSLFCKEECSHSHSSHRVEINRAYLDSLIHAEFKSMGLREPYVYGIFNPETGKVSLISDTTYKNELILSDHAVSLSCIYRSSETQLGAYFPDEGQRALLNIMWWLILCFVLILLLVFGFSYTIFSFLKQKKLSEMKTDFVNNMTHEFKTPIATISLASEMLLKPAVIASEEKARKYAGIIYDENQRLRNQVEHVLQISVLDREEFRLRKQETDIHQMIEELAEPFRMHVKEREGDIRLQLSATAAKAYVDPMHMRNVLSNLLDNACKYSPQHPSILIETSSNQDGIVVAVEDKGMGISHENQKHIFKKLYRVSTGNVHDVRGFGLGLYYVKTMIEAHGGRIKLKSELRKGSRFELFVPFGFSKTDTHGNSGE
- a CDS encoding response regulator transcription factor — its product is MGIPENKIVILLVEDDPNLSDVLKDYLDLLGYKVIHAADGVKGLESFRKSRIDLCILDVMLPRKDGFTLAADIRNENKLVPIIFLTARGMMEDRVTGFKAGCDDYISKPFSSEELSLRIEAILRRCMSAQPAQPELMKLGKYVFDSANFELIYENVRHSLTPKEAALLAVLCRHKNTVLTREKALKEVWGDDDYFIGRSMDVFITKLRKYLKDDPDVAIVNVHGTGFRLEVREAGNE